One Littorina saxatilis isolate snail1 linkage group LG12, US_GU_Lsax_2.0, whole genome shotgun sequence genomic region harbors:
- the LOC138982710 gene encoding carbonic anhydrase 3-like isoform X2 — protein MEACKTGCMSALLMSLAISLLTKTSYGDSWTYKGNHGVSHWAELFSRNCAGKFQSPVDLSPMSMKKDSKLGDFTFTNFDDVTDVVQELWNNGHTAQVSYLSGDLRVNGGGLRSEYKVLQFHFHWGSDNTQGSEHTISGVPYPMEMHVVTYNVHYDNFTNALNYADGLAVLGVFFEVGNFGNCDFDTLTKALPSVKTPGSTILLDPVPLNLLLPFNTEKYYRYQGSLTSPPCNEAVTWTLFRDPVILSDDKLEAFRGLQALERDEITNAHLPMVDNFRPTQPLHGREIKTSF, from the exons ATGGAGGCTTGCAAGACAGGGTGCATGTCGGCTCTTTTGATGTCTTTGGCCATATCTCTTCTCACCAAGACAAGTTACG GTGATTCCTGGACCTACAAAGGTAATCATG GCGTGAGCCATTGGGCGGAGCTGTTCAGCAGGAACTGCGCCGGCAAGTTCCAGTCCCCTGTCGACCTGAGCCCCATGAGCATGAAGAAGGACAGCAAGCTAGGTGACTTCACCTTCACCAACTTCGACGATGTCACTGACGTGGTACAGGAGCTATGGAACAATGGACACACCG CCCAGGTGAGCTACCTGTCTGGTGACCTGAGAGTGAATGGGGGTGGGCTGCGCAGCGAGTACAAGGTGCTGCAGTTCCACTTCCACTGGGGCAGCGACAACACGCAGGGCTCTGAGCACACCATCAGCGGTGTACCCTACCCCATGGAG ATGCATGTGGTGACCTACAACGTGCACTACGACAACTTCACCAACGCCCTGAACTACGCGGACGGTCTGGCTGTTCTCGGCGTGTTCTTTGAG GTCGGAAACTTTGGGAACTGCGACTTTGACACACTCACGAAAGCGTTGCCGTCTGTCAAGACGCCAG GCAGCACCATCTTGTTGGACCCTGTACCGTTGAACCTGTTGCTGCCCTTCAACACGGAAAAGTACTACCGCTACCAGGGCAGTCTGACCTCTCCCCCGTGCAATGAGGCCGTTACCTGGACTCTATTCAGGGACCCTGTCATCCTCTCGgatgacaag CTGGAAGCATTCCGTGGCCTGCAGGCACTGGAGCGAGACGAGATAACCAATGCACATTTACCAATGGTTGACAACTTCCGTCCCACCCAACCGCTCCACGGGAGAGAGATCAAGACCAGCTTCTAA